A stretch of Gorilla gorilla gorilla isolate KB3781 chromosome 9, NHGRI_mGorGor1-v2.1_pri, whole genome shotgun sequence DNA encodes these proteins:
- the ASCL2 gene encoding achaete-scute homolog 2 produces MDGGALPRSAPPAPRVPVGCAARRRPASPELLRCSRRRRPATAETGGGAAAVARRNERERNRVKLVNLGFQALRQHVPHGGASKKLSKVETLRSAVEYIRALQRLLAEHDAVRNALAGGLRPQAVRPSAPRGPPGTTPVAASPSRASSSPGRGGSSEPGSPRSAYSSDDSGCEGALSPAERELLDFSSWLGGY; encoded by the coding sequence ATGGACGGCGGCGCACTGCCCAGGTCCGCGCCCCCTGCGCCCCGCGTCCCTGTCGGCTGCGCTGCCCGGCGGAGACCCGCGTCCCCGGAACTGTTGCGCTGCAGCCGGCGGCGGCGACCGGCCACCGCAGAGACCGGAGGCGGCGCAGCGGCCGTAGCGCGGCGCAATGAGCGCGAGCGCAACCGCGTGAAGTTGGTGAACTTGGGCTTCCAGGCGCTGCGGCAGCACGTGCCGCACGGCGGCGCCAGCAAGAAGCTGAGCAAGGTGGAGACGCTGCGCTCGGCCGTGGAGTACATCCGCGCGCTGCAGCGCCTGCTGGCCGAGCACGACGCCGTGCGCAACGCGCTGGCGGGAGGGCTGAGGCCGCAGGCTGTGCGGCCGTCTGCGCCCCGCGGGCCGCCGGGGACCACCCCGGTTGCCGCCTCGCCCTCCCGCGCTTCTTCGTCCCCGGGCCGCGGGGGCAGCTCGGAGCCCGGCTCCCCGCGTTCCGCCTACTCGTCGGACGACAGCGGCTGCGAAGGCGCGCTGAGTCCTGCGGAGCGCGAGCTACTCGACTTCTCCAGCTGGTTAGGGGGCTACTGA